A genomic window from Diorhabda sublineata isolate icDioSubl1.1 chromosome 8, icDioSubl1.1, whole genome shotgun sequence includes:
- the LOC130448234 gene encoding myocardin-related transcription factor B-like isoform X1 translates to MPVSTGPLGEPRAKRCKLCDESSHISDSGSGYWQLQLDRDLVDTISAIYPEWFRNNMAEGGGSPTSPRESPPKAIIDTSPIVIDQNKESLKVKLLLRRPFDQLVAQGIMPPHKTPAAYHGQRRQLERAKTGDMLKAKIQQRPPRQELERRHILEVDPSHVDPSLAERQRMLKKAKLADHLNDQLSHRPGPLELIQKNILHTEEPIEEAVKTGRIPYKATSEGQLHRPQLPSNYINPEEDSQSSEGDNRVSPGPSDVLETAAKSAGIVVSLIQPTETVAVTSSSPILKKDNNEVLFADLCRSVAAPLLSQASASSPASLVSSTSTLSPLSSVASPIMSQPATPAPPPPPPMSLITRTVQSPVRNDSVKDKNRKKSKTKSIPKTRTIKFHEYKGPPSAHKTTNNNTSPEESSYDLLLKQQTLLLQFQLQLQHKYPQIILPASQKSSSPSETNNNNHINIQQPSPAPSTSSESSTPSRITGRLEDMKVSDLKAELKRRSLPVSGSKPQLIERLKPFTGSNDIINQNPPSIDSSIHSNASMDQSHNSPVYQNIDSPQESIRDEKPEQMDLDPMSPSPQPIQEQFLQYKIQQALENPPQKSNEHDDIVREQQRQIEELQRELTLSQLKLQAATRTEPKAQMIALQKHLQARQQQQRLQQQQQQQLQQQQQQQQQNFILQMKHLQALQARQTANEEQQRLQQQINLQNQKNIAGGLILNTAEAALMFNQLLQQGKTKVLNGQNRSNAFLNSIVTPIIATPEIKTEYVEDNIPKEVKIELVEAATKPPPPQYNEATKQMNKKNHIKSQIVDDVLEILIKNGELPPSAANDPLTPNSAGAKSTEPVYPAQNLDDNHNSTNLDPEGPEATLGIDPSDLLEALDNIENIDFSQLMELGGCQNQQENNNFSNDNAHEDIAMDTDDWLESLLPQENVYDGTNNAAFSSQEPDLGGYDPLLGIAQDPFDPFNLEEFRSPADLTASLSWDKIDYAA, encoded by the exons agTCTAGTCACATTAGCGATTCTGGCTCTGGTTATTGGCAACTTCAACTGGATCGCGACCTGGTAGATACCATTTCGGCGATATATCCGGAGTGGTTTCGTAATAATATGGCGGAAGGTGGAGGATCTCCCACCAGTCCGAGGGAGTCGCCTCCCAAGGCCATCATAGATACATCTCCGATTGTTATCGATCAAAATAAAGAAT CCCTCAAGGTGAAATTGTTGCTCAGGAGACCATTCGATCAGCTGGTGGCTCAAGGCATCATGCCTC CTCACAAAACGCCGGCCGCTTATCACGGTCAGCGTCGTCAGTTGGAAAGGGCGAAAACGGGCGATATGCTAAAAGCGAAAATACAGCAAAGACCGCCTCGCCAAGAATTGGAAAGGCGTCACATATTGGAAGTTGATCCGAGTCACGTAGATCCGAGTTTGGCGGAACGGCAAAGGATGTTGAAAAAAGCTAAATTGGCCGATCATTTAAACGACCAATTATCCCATAGACCCGGACCTTTGGAACTcatccaaaaaaatattcttcacaCCGAAGAACCGATCGAAGAAGCCGTAAAAACCGGTAGGATACCCTACAAAGCGACCAGCGAAGGGCAACTTCACAGACCGCAATTACCTTCAAACTACATCAATCCCGAAGAAGATTCCCAAAGTTCGGAAGGCGATAACCGAGTGAGTCCCGGTCCATCCGATGTTTTAGAAACCGCCGCGAAATCGGCCGGCATCGTAGTATCTTTGATACAACCAACCGAAACAGTCGCCGTAACTTCATCTAGTCCCATATTGAAAAAAGACAATAACGAAGTTTTATTCGCGGATTTGTGTCGATCCGTAGCCGCGCCTCTACTTTCCCAAGCATCGGCGTCATCTCCCGCGTCTCTGGTATCTTCCACATCTACTTTAAGTCCTTTATCTAGTGTTGCCAGTCCAATAATGTCGCAACCGGCGACGCCAGCTCCTCCACCGCCTCCTCCAATGTCTTTAATAACGCGCACCGTACAATCACCGGTTCGAAACGATTCcgttaaagataaaaatagaaaaaaatccaaaacgAAATCGATTCCCAAAACGCGTACTATAAAATTCCACGAATACAAAGGTCCGCCGAGCGCCCACAAAACTACCAACAACAATACTTCACCGGAAGAAAGTTCTTACGATCTATTGTTGAAGCAACAGACGCTCCTTCTGCAATTTCAATTACAACTTCAACATAAATATCCACAAATTATCTTGCCGGCTTCCCAAAAGTCTTCTTCTCCTTCCGAAACTAACAATaataatcatattaatattCAACAACCATCACCGGCTCCTTCCACCTCATCAGAATCATCGACGCCATCCAGAATAACCGGCAGATTAGAAGACATGAAAGTTAGCGACTTGAAAGCAGAATTAAAACGTCGTAGTTTACCAGTATCTGGCTCTAAACCACAATTAATCGAAAGACTTAAACCTTTTACCGGTTCTAACGATATTATCAATCAAAATCCCCCTTCCATAGACTCCTCAATTCACAGCAACGCCAGTATGGATCAATCCCACAATTCTCCCGTATATCAAAACATAGATTCCCCCCAAGAGAGTATAAGAGACGAAAAACCAGAGCAAATGGATCTGGATCCGATGAGCCCTTCTCCGCAACCGATACAAGAACAATTTTTGCAATACAAGATCCAACAAGCGCTAGAAAATCCACCGCAGAAATCTAAT GAACACGATGATATAGTAAGAGAACAACAAAGACAAATCGAAGAACTCCAAAGGGAATTGACGCTATCCCAATTAAAACTCCAAGCCGCCACCAGAACTGAAccgaaagctcaaatgatcgcCTTACAAAAACATTTACAAGCCAGACAACAACAACAAAGATTAcagcaacaacaacaacaacagttacaacaacaacaacaacaacaacaacagaaTTTCATATTACAGATGAAACATTTGCAGGCACTCCAAGCCAGACAAACCGCCAACGAGGAACAACAAAg GCTTCAACAACAAATCaatttacaaaatcaaaaaaatatcgcCGGAGGTCTGATCCTCAACACCGCCGAGGCAGCTCTAATGTTCAATCAACTGTTACAACAAGGCAAAACCAAAGTCCTCAACGGTCAGAACAGAAGCAACGCCTTCTTAAACTCAATAGTAACTCCGATAATAGCTACGCCGGAAATAAAAACGGAATACGTCGAGGATAACATTCCCAAAGAAGTGAAAATAGAATTGGTAGAAGCGGCTACCAAACCGCCTCCGCCTCAATACAACGAAGCCACCAAACAGATGAACAAAAAGAATCACATCAAGAGTCAAATAGTCGACGAcgttttggaaatattaataaaaaacggaGAATTACCGCCTAGTGCGGCGAACGATCCTCTTACCCCTAATTCGGCCGGTGCCAAATCGACCGAACCGGTGTATCCAGCTCAAAATTTAGACGACAATCACAATAGTACTAATCTGGATCCCGAAGGACCGGAGGCCACTTTGGGAATAGACCCTTCGGATCTACTGGAAGCTTTGGATAATATAGAGAACATCGATTTTAGTCAATTGATGGAATTGGGAGG ttgtcaaaatcaacaagaaaacaataatttctccAACGATAATGCCCACGAAGACATCGCCATGGATACAGACGATTGGTTAGAATCGCTACTTCCTCAAGAAAACGTCTACGACGGTACGAATAACGCCGCTTTCTCATCACAGGAACCGGATCTCGGCGGATACGATCCGTTGTTGGGTATAGCTCAAGATCCTTTCGATCCTTTCAATTTGGAGGAATTCAGATCGCCGGCCGATTTGACGGCGTCGTTATCCTGGGATAAAATCGATTACGCGGCGTAA
- the LOC130448234 gene encoding myocardin-related transcription factor B-like isoform X2, with product MAEGGGSPTSPRESPPKAIIDTSPIVIDQNKESLKVKLLLRRPFDQLVAQGIMPPHKTPAAYHGQRRQLERAKTGDMLKAKIQQRPPRQELERRHILEVDPSHVDPSLAERQRMLKKAKLADHLNDQLSHRPGPLELIQKNILHTEEPIEEAVKTGRIPYKATSEGQLHRPQLPSNYINPEEDSQSSEGDNRVSPGPSDVLETAAKSAGIVVSLIQPTETVAVTSSSPILKKDNNEVLFADLCRSVAAPLLSQASASSPASLVSSTSTLSPLSSVASPIMSQPATPAPPPPPPMSLITRTVQSPVRNDSVKDKNRKKSKTKSIPKTRTIKFHEYKGPPSAHKTTNNNTSPEESSYDLLLKQQTLLLQFQLQLQHKYPQIILPASQKSSSPSETNNNNHINIQQPSPAPSTSSESSTPSRITGRLEDMKVSDLKAELKRRSLPVSGSKPQLIERLKPFTGSNDIINQNPPSIDSSIHSNASMDQSHNSPVYQNIDSPQESIRDEKPEQMDLDPMSPSPQPIQEQFLQYKIQQALENPPQKSNEHDDIVREQQRQIEELQRELTLSQLKLQAATRTEPKAQMIALQKHLQARQQQQRLQQQQQQQLQQQQQQQQQNFILQMKHLQALQARQTANEEQQRLQQQINLQNQKNIAGGLILNTAEAALMFNQLLQQGKTKVLNGQNRSNAFLNSIVTPIIATPEIKTEYVEDNIPKEVKIELVEAATKPPPPQYNEATKQMNKKNHIKSQIVDDVLEILIKNGELPPSAANDPLTPNSAGAKSTEPVYPAQNLDDNHNSTNLDPEGPEATLGIDPSDLLEALDNIENIDFSQLMELGGCQNQQENNNFSNDNAHEDIAMDTDDWLESLLPQENVYDGTNNAAFSSQEPDLGGYDPLLGIAQDPFDPFNLEEFRSPADLTASLSWDKIDYAA from the exons ATGGCGGAAGGTGGAGGATCTCCCACCAGTCCGAGGGAGTCGCCTCCCAAGGCCATCATAGATACATCTCCGATTGTTATCGATCAAAATAAAGAAT CCCTCAAGGTGAAATTGTTGCTCAGGAGACCATTCGATCAGCTGGTGGCTCAAGGCATCATGCCTC CTCACAAAACGCCGGCCGCTTATCACGGTCAGCGTCGTCAGTTGGAAAGGGCGAAAACGGGCGATATGCTAAAAGCGAAAATACAGCAAAGACCGCCTCGCCAAGAATTGGAAAGGCGTCACATATTGGAAGTTGATCCGAGTCACGTAGATCCGAGTTTGGCGGAACGGCAAAGGATGTTGAAAAAAGCTAAATTGGCCGATCATTTAAACGACCAATTATCCCATAGACCCGGACCTTTGGAACTcatccaaaaaaatattcttcacaCCGAAGAACCGATCGAAGAAGCCGTAAAAACCGGTAGGATACCCTACAAAGCGACCAGCGAAGGGCAACTTCACAGACCGCAATTACCTTCAAACTACATCAATCCCGAAGAAGATTCCCAAAGTTCGGAAGGCGATAACCGAGTGAGTCCCGGTCCATCCGATGTTTTAGAAACCGCCGCGAAATCGGCCGGCATCGTAGTATCTTTGATACAACCAACCGAAACAGTCGCCGTAACTTCATCTAGTCCCATATTGAAAAAAGACAATAACGAAGTTTTATTCGCGGATTTGTGTCGATCCGTAGCCGCGCCTCTACTTTCCCAAGCATCGGCGTCATCTCCCGCGTCTCTGGTATCTTCCACATCTACTTTAAGTCCTTTATCTAGTGTTGCCAGTCCAATAATGTCGCAACCGGCGACGCCAGCTCCTCCACCGCCTCCTCCAATGTCTTTAATAACGCGCACCGTACAATCACCGGTTCGAAACGATTCcgttaaagataaaaatagaaaaaaatccaaaacgAAATCGATTCCCAAAACGCGTACTATAAAATTCCACGAATACAAAGGTCCGCCGAGCGCCCACAAAACTACCAACAACAATACTTCACCGGAAGAAAGTTCTTACGATCTATTGTTGAAGCAACAGACGCTCCTTCTGCAATTTCAATTACAACTTCAACATAAATATCCACAAATTATCTTGCCGGCTTCCCAAAAGTCTTCTTCTCCTTCCGAAACTAACAATaataatcatattaatattCAACAACCATCACCGGCTCCTTCCACCTCATCAGAATCATCGACGCCATCCAGAATAACCGGCAGATTAGAAGACATGAAAGTTAGCGACTTGAAAGCAGAATTAAAACGTCGTAGTTTACCAGTATCTGGCTCTAAACCACAATTAATCGAAAGACTTAAACCTTTTACCGGTTCTAACGATATTATCAATCAAAATCCCCCTTCCATAGACTCCTCAATTCACAGCAACGCCAGTATGGATCAATCCCACAATTCTCCCGTATATCAAAACATAGATTCCCCCCAAGAGAGTATAAGAGACGAAAAACCAGAGCAAATGGATCTGGATCCGATGAGCCCTTCTCCGCAACCGATACAAGAACAATTTTTGCAATACAAGATCCAACAAGCGCTAGAAAATCCACCGCAGAAATCTAAT GAACACGATGATATAGTAAGAGAACAACAAAGACAAATCGAAGAACTCCAAAGGGAATTGACGCTATCCCAATTAAAACTCCAAGCCGCCACCAGAACTGAAccgaaagctcaaatgatcgcCTTACAAAAACATTTACAAGCCAGACAACAACAACAAAGATTAcagcaacaacaacaacaacagttacaacaacaacaacaacaacaacaacagaaTTTCATATTACAGATGAAACATTTGCAGGCACTCCAAGCCAGACAAACCGCCAACGAGGAACAACAAAg GCTTCAACAACAAATCaatttacaaaatcaaaaaaatatcgcCGGAGGTCTGATCCTCAACACCGCCGAGGCAGCTCTAATGTTCAATCAACTGTTACAACAAGGCAAAACCAAAGTCCTCAACGGTCAGAACAGAAGCAACGCCTTCTTAAACTCAATAGTAACTCCGATAATAGCTACGCCGGAAATAAAAACGGAATACGTCGAGGATAACATTCCCAAAGAAGTGAAAATAGAATTGGTAGAAGCGGCTACCAAACCGCCTCCGCCTCAATACAACGAAGCCACCAAACAGATGAACAAAAAGAATCACATCAAGAGTCAAATAGTCGACGAcgttttggaaatattaataaaaaacggaGAATTACCGCCTAGTGCGGCGAACGATCCTCTTACCCCTAATTCGGCCGGTGCCAAATCGACCGAACCGGTGTATCCAGCTCAAAATTTAGACGACAATCACAATAGTACTAATCTGGATCCCGAAGGACCGGAGGCCACTTTGGGAATAGACCCTTCGGATCTACTGGAAGCTTTGGATAATATAGAGAACATCGATTTTAGTCAATTGATGGAATTGGGAGG ttgtcaaaatcaacaagaaaacaataatttctccAACGATAATGCCCACGAAGACATCGCCATGGATACAGACGATTGGTTAGAATCGCTACTTCCTCAAGAAAACGTCTACGACGGTACGAATAACGCCGCTTTCTCATCACAGGAACCGGATCTCGGCGGATACGATCCGTTGTTGGGTATAGCTCAAGATCCTTTCGATCCTTTCAATTTGGAGGAATTCAGATCGCCGGCCGATTTGACGGCGTCGTTATCCTGGGATAAAATCGATTACGCGGCGTAA